Proteins from a genomic interval of Phalacrocorax aristotelis chromosome 3, bGulAri2.1, whole genome shotgun sequence:
- the MRPL2 gene encoding large ribosomal subunit protein uL2m, whose product MAAVGMAVAAAGLCRAFGALLLSAAPRRARLPPAPPPCLPGAALAAARRGLSGSEPRCTTDPLWKCRVKYTVRPIGMKKTGGRDHTGRIRVRGIGGGHKRRYRMIDFQRLRYEEGAPPQPFTEKVINVRYDPCRSADIALVAGGNRKRWIIATENMQPGDIIKNSSHIGRMAVSANEGDAYPLGALPIGTLICNLESHPGKGAQYIRAAGTCGVLLRKVNGTAIVQLPSKRHMQVLETCVATVGRVSNVDHNKRVIGKAGRNRWLGKRPHTGLWHRKGGWAGRKIKPLPPMKSYVNLPRITAQE is encoded by the exons ATGGCGGCGGTGGGAatggcggtggcggcggcggggctgtgCCGCGCCTTTGGGGCTCTCCTGCTGtcggccgcgccgcgccgcgcccggctccctcccgccccgccgccctgcCTGCCCGGGGCGGCGCTGGCAGCTGCACGCCGCGGGCTGAGCGGCTCCGAGCCGCGCTGCACCACCGACCCCCTCTGGAAGTGCCGGGTCAAGTACACGGTACGGCCCATCGGCATGAAGAAAACGGGCGGCCGCGACCACACAG GCCGCATCCGCGTGCGGGGGATCGGAGGGGGACACAAGCGACGGTACCGCATGATCGACTTCCAGCGGCTGCGCTACGAGGAGGgggccccgccgcagcccttCACCGAGAAGGTCATCAACGTCCGATACGACCCTTGCAG GTCGGCTGACATTGCCCTTGTGGCCGGCGGCAATCGGAAGCGCTGGATCATTGCCACGGAGAACATGCAGCCAGGGGACATCATCAAGAACTCCTCGCACATTGGCAGGATGGCAG TGTCGGCCAACGAAGGTGACGCCTACCCGCTGGGGGCTCTGCCCATTGGCACATTGATCTGCAACCTGGAGAGCCACCCTGGGAAGGGGGCACAGTACATCCGGGCAGCTG GGACTTGTGGGGTGCTGCTGAGGAAAGTGAATGGGACGGCCATTGTGCAGCTGCCCTCCAAGAGGCATATGCAG GTGCTGGAGACCTGCGTGGCCACAGTGGGCCGTGTTTCTAACGTCGACCACAACAAGCGGGTAATTGGGAAGGCAGGCCGGAACCGCTGGCTGGGCAAGCGCCCACATACAGGCTTGTGGCATCGCAAGGGCGGCTGGGCTGGGCGCAAGATCAAGCCTCTTCCACCCATGAAGAGCTATGTCAACCTGCCAAGGATCACAGCACAGGAGTGA